One genomic window of Quercus robur chromosome 6, dhQueRobu3.1, whole genome shotgun sequence includes the following:
- the LOC126689493 gene encoding protein tesmin/TSO1-like CXC 2 codes for MDTPERNQIGTPISKFEDSPVFNYINSLSPIKPVKSTHITQTFNPLNFSSLPSVFTSPHVNSHKESRLKRHNCSDPSKPEFSSENGNKVCTNEGIGVDATQLYDNPAELQDNFDSRVSDGEASVEPSSEHSKFAIELPRTLKYDCGSPVCDPTPCCGTEAGCMPTSLVQCGQEASAKGSSEGEVHLSEMCRTDQSKEGLECDWESLISDGPDILIFNSPNGSEAFKGLIQKSVEPLTRFCSSLMSQLPRNEFNDVHKMQIVDPVDSGELETEDLSAKPGEAIELEEIDQLQNNPADTVLYNGMSSNASEKLDNEVGMYMPHGSKAVTILHRGMRRRCLDFEMVGARRKNLGDGSNSSSSMLSQSDENIACHDKQLVPFKPGGDSSRCILPGIGLHLNALATTSKDYKNVKHEDLSSGRQSYLPSSTASLHSPSNSQEPFLQSLATASSERETDHGENGAAPVEDASQASAYQVSDDFNQNSPKKKRRRLEHAGESDACKRCNCKKSKCLKLYCECFAAGVYCIEPCSCQDCFNKPIHEDTVLATRKQIESRNPLAFAPKVIRNSDSVTEIGDESSKTPASARHKRGCNCKKSNCLKKYCECYQGGVGCSIGCRCEGCKNAFGRKDGSAPIGAEAELEEETEACENSAVDKVLQKPEIQNNEEQNPACSLPMTPLRISRSMVPLPFSSNVKLSRASFITVGSSSGLYTSQKLGKPSILRSVPKFEKHFQTVPEDEMPEILRGNCTPSTGVKSSSPNSKRVSPPQSDFGASPSRRSGRKLILQSIPLFPSLTQH; via the exons ATGGACACCCCAGAGAGGAACCAGATCGGAACTCCCATATCTAAATTTGAG GATTCCCCTGTCTTCAACTATATCAATAGTCTTTCTCCTATCAAGCCAGTTAAGTCCACACATATCACTCAGACATTCAACCCACttaatttttcatctcttcCATCTGTTTTCACTTCACCCCATGTCAATTCTCACAAGGAATCTAGGTTGAAAAG GCATAACTGTTCAGATCCATCAAAACCCGAGTTTTCTTCTGAAAATGGGAATAAAGTCTGTACAAATGAAGGAATTGGTGTGGATGCTACTCAGTTGTATGATAACCCAGCTGAGCTACAGGATAATTTTGATTCAAGGGTTTCTGATGGAGAAGCTTCTGTTGAGCCATCTAGTGAACATTCAAAGTTTGCAATTGAGCTACCACGAACCTTAAAATATGATTGTGGCAGCCCTGTCTGTGACCCAACACCTTGTTGCGGTACTGAGGCAGGTTGTATGCCAACATCACTTGTTCAATGTGGTCAAGAGGCCTCTGCAAAGGGTTCATCTGAAGGTGAAGTGCATCTCTCTGAGATGTGTCGAACTGACCAATCAAAAGAAGGGTTAGAATGTGACTGGGAGAGTTTGATTTCTGATGGTCctgatatattaatatttaattctCCCAATGGCTCTGAGGCTTTTAAAGGGCTAATTCAGAAATCAGTGGAGCCCTTGACAAGATTTTGTTCTTCTCTTATGTCACAACTACCTCGAAATGAGTTTAATGATGTACATAAAATGCAAATTGTTGATCCAGTTGATTCTGGTGAACTAGAAACAGAAGATCTTTCTGCTAAACCTGGAGAAGCCATTGAGCTTGAGGAAATAGACCAGTTGCAGAACAACCCTGCTGATACAGTTCTATATAATGGCATGTCCAGCAATGCAAGTGAGAAATTGGATAATGAGGTTGGGATGTATATGCCACATGGGTCTAAG GCTGTCACTATTTTGCACCGTGGTATGCGAAGGCGCTGCCTAGATTTTGAGATGGTGGGAGCTCGTAGGAAGAACTTAGGTGATGGGTCAAATTCTAGTTCTTCTATGCTATCACAATCTGATGAGAATATTGCCTGTCATGATAAGCAGCTGGTACCATTCAAGCCTGGGGGAGATTCCTCTCGGTGCATCCTACCTGGAATTGGTTTGCATTTAAATGCTCTTGCAACAACGTCAAAGGATTACAAAAATGTCAAGCATGAAGATTTGTCCTCTGGAAGACAGTCATATTTGCCCAGCTCCACAGCTTCCCTTCACTCCCCTAGTAACAGTCAAGAACCTTTTCTTCAATCCCTGGCTACAGCCTCTTCTGAAAGAGAAACAGATCATGGTGAAAATGGGGCTGCTCCTGTTGAAGATGCTTCTCAGGCATCTGCTTATCAAGTTAGCGATGATTTCAATCAGAATAGCCCCAAGAAGAAGAG GCGTAGGTTGGAACATGCTGGAGAAAGTGACGCCTGCAAGCGTTGTAACTGTAAGAAATCAAAGTGTTTGAAACT TTACTGTGAATGCTTTGCTGCTGGTGTATACTGCATAGAGCCATGTTCATGTCAAGATTGCTTCAACAAGCCTATTCATGAAGATACTGTTCTTGCAACTCGCAAACAAATTGAGTCTCGCAACCCTCTTGCATTTGCTCCAAAAGTGATAAGGAACTCTGACTCTGTAACTGAAATCGGG gATGAATCCAGTAAAACCCCAGCTTCAGCACGACATAAAAGGGGATGCAACTGCAAGAAATCAAATTGCCTCAAGAAATACTGTGAATGCTATCAG GGTGGTGTTGGCTGCTCGATTGGCTGCAGATGTGAAGGGTGTAAGAATGCATTTGGTAGAAAGGATG GATCTGCTCCAATAGGAGCAGAAGCTGAACTAGAAGAAGAAACAGAAGCATGTGAAAATAGTGCGGTGGACAAGGTTTTACAGAAACCTGAAATTCAGAATAATGAAGAGCAAAATCCAGCTTGTTCACTTCCCATGACTCCATTACGGATTAGCAG ATCAATGGTTCCACTGCCCTTTTCTTCAAATGTCAAACTGTCACGAGCTTCTTTTATTACCGTGGGTTCCTCTTCGGGATTGTATACCAGCCAAAAACTTGGAAAACCAAGTATTCTCCGATCTGTACCCAAATTTGAGAAGCATTTCCAAACAGTTCCAGAAGATGAAATGCCAGAGATACTTCGCGGCAATTGCACTCCTAGCACTGGTGTTAAGTCATCTTCTCCAAACAGTAAGAGGGTCTCTCCTCCTCAGAGTGACTTTGGGGCATCTCCTAGTAGGAGGAGTGGCCGGAAGTTGATATTACAATCTATTCCTTTATTTCCTTCTCTCACTCAGCACTAA